GGTGTTTTCTAAACGCCAAAAAACGCCTGTACGCGAAGGTAACGTGCAGATATTCCCGGTAAATAACGAAACGTTTAATACGAGTTTGGCCTCGTGCGAGGGATTGCTTACGGGTGGTGGTTTTGAAGGTCCTGCTGAGGCTTTGTTTTTGCAAAAAAAGGTAATGATGATACCCATGCGCGGGCAGTTTGAGCAACAGTGCAATGCCCTGGCAGCTTCCAAAATGGGGGTGCCGGTGGTAAATGCAATTGGTCCGCAATTTAGCGGCGCGCTTAGTGAATGGGTTAACCACGGTAAAGTAGTACCGGTTAATTTCCCCGACGAAACGGCGCAGATTGTAGCCGATATGGTTAAGCAGTACGGCCGTTAATTTTAGGCAGATATATGCGTAACATTACCTAATAGGCTACCAACAATAAATGTTACTTGGTCAATATCAAATGGTTTTTTGATATAAGCATCGGCCCCACAGCTTTGCGCGATGCTTTCGATGTTGGTTGCGGCGGACATCAGCACAACGGGAATATGTCTCAATGCGATGGTTGATTTCAGGGTTGTGCAGCAATAGCTGCCTTTATCAGCGCCCAGCCATTCGTCAATCAATATGATGTTCGGATCAAGCTGATCAATATAAGCCAAAACCGAACTGTCATTAGCTGTTATAACTTCGTAACCCGCCTCTTCTAAAACATATTTCAATATGTCCAGAATGTCTTTGTCATCTTCGATGACCACTACTTTTGCTACCATAATTAGGGACTGCAAAAGTAGTGTTATTTATCTATAATTAAAAATATATTTTATAAAGAAATAAAATAAACAATTTATTATTTTAAGCCATTAACAATGGCCGGAGCAAGTAGGCCTACCCACTCACCATACATTTTGGCAGAAGGATGCAGCCCATCATTAGCGATAAGTTCAGCATCATTGGCGGCTTTGCGCGATATAGGTGTGATTTCGATATATTTTACACCCGATTTTTCGGCTTCCTGCTTATTGATAACATTATAAGCGTCAATTTCCCGGGCTATTTTTTCCTCGTCTGAATTTTGTGCATAAGGGGTAACGCCGTAATCAGGTATCGAGAGTACAAATACGTGCGCTTTGTTATTGTTGGCGTAGCTTATGGCTGTATTTAACAGCGCTTTAAATTCGGTACGGTAAGTATCAATATAATAACCACGGTATTGATTATTGACGCCGATAAGCAGGGTAACAATGTCAAACTTTCCGGCAGGAGCTTGTTGTTTAATAGCGCTGATCAACTCATCGGTCGTCCAGCCGGTACGGGCAATAATCTGCGGTTCTTTCAGCGTTATACCATAATTTTTTAGCGAGGTTACCAGTTGGTGCGGAAAGTTTTTATCCGCGTCAACCGCTTCGCCTATGGTGTACGAGTCGCCAAGGGCC
This genomic interval from Mucilaginibacter defluvii contains the following:
- a CDS encoding response regulator, with the protein product MVAKVVVIEDDKDILDILKYVLEEAGYEVITANDSSVLAYIDQLDPNIILIDEWLGADKGSYCCTTLKSTIALRHIPVVLMSAATNIESIAQSCGADAYIKKPFDIDQVTFIVGSLLGNVTHISA
- a CDS encoding SGNH/GDSL hydrolase family protein, which encodes MKIFAIILTLLSIAACGKSQPDKEVTNPVKNIPTDTSGKTLSYLALGDSYTIGEAVDADKNFPHQLVTSLKNYGITLKEPQIIARTGWTTDELISAIKQQAPAGKFDIVTLLIGVNNQYRGYYIDTYRTEFKALLNTAISYANNNKAHVFVLSIPDYGVTPYAQNSDEEKIAREIDAYNVINKQEAEKSGVKYIEITPISRKAANDAELIANDGLHPSAKMYGEWVGLLAPAIVNGLK